The window TAGCAGTACGTTTTCAGAGATTATGCGTAAAACCGGTATTTATAATAGGTATgtttctgtttgttcattcagACTCTTTATttaacagaatttttatttttcgtAACGTCTGTATCGAAGCAAGCTTAAGTAATTTGCCAAGAGCTTGTTTTTCAAGCCTTGAGATGAAAGAAACTGGGAAATTTAATGGGAGTGATGtataaatattaagtgaaaaaggcGATATATTTTAcgggaaaatttaaaatttgaatgtAACTTTTTCCACATTTAAACCAGAATTATCTTCACATCCTTTGGAAATTACATTTCTTTGTTTTGAATGTAGTTATAAGAAATCTTACCTCAATATGAGGTctatcttttttcaaattttaagacAAGATTAGAAAGACGGTTTGAAGAGAAGGTAAAACTATAGAGATAGAatgcagattagtggttgcctgaggctgggtgtggggatggggagtgactgcagTGGCCATGAGAGATTCTTGGGGTGAtgagaatgttctaaaattgtatcGTGGGATGGTTGTAcaactttataaatttactaCAAATCATTGGTGGTTTCATGCTTGCAATTaatgaattttatggcatgtaaattaaacctcaataaagctgttgaagtttttttaaaaaataaaataaaaagatggctTGAGACTTGGAAATCAATGTGTAGAAACTACTGTAgtctttcagtttatttttatcaGTATGTAGGTATTTGAAGATGACTCTTGATGAAGATGACTCTTGATTcttgtctattttgtttttggTTCCAGTTGATCCCCCTCTTCATATTTATTGGAGCGGGAGGTACTGGAGCAGCACTGTATGTTTTGCGCCTGGCATTGTTCAATCCAGATGTCAGGTAAGTGCTTAAAAATGTTTAGAACTTTGATGGTTTATCAAACTGATTCAGGAGCCACAGCCTTTCTAGGGAGGCAGCATCAAGTAGTATAAAGAACCTGAAATTTGTTGTCATACAGTAAGTTCAGATCCCGGTTCTACTGTTGTCATTTACTTTTTCTGGTTCATGAAATTATCTGAAtttctctgagtctcattttctCATTGGTTGAGTAGAACTGCTAATACCTATTTTGTAATGTGAGGATCGAGataattgtttttataaaacAGTCAGGGTTGCTGGTATGTTTAAGTGTTTTTTGCCTGTTTTCCACAATAGGGAAGGCTTCTTTTTGAAGTTGTAAAAGAACAGGCATGGAAAAGgttgtttcattgtttttctatGCAGTTTTCTATATATCACTTCattgatgaaatagaaaacactAGTAAAAGCCAAGTGTAAAGTTTTTTGTGACAAGGATAAGAACAAGAACAGCTGCCCCAAGAGGCTCTGTGTTGTACCTTTTTCTAATTGATTACGTGAGATTGCTTATTATGAATCCTGTCTCTCTCAACTCCATAATGAAAATAACACCATCCTTCACCTGATAGGAAGTGGGATTAATCTATTTGAAATGTTAGCTTCTTGAGTACAAGactattttaaatagtgttttATTACTCTAACAgttataatgttttatttcttttagttgGGATAAAAAGAATAACCCAGAACCCTGGAACAAACTGGGTCCCAATGATCAGTACAAGGTAAGCTACAAAATTGCTTCAAAATTGCTGGAAAGTGTATTTTAATAAACTTTGTCATAGGGTAGGTTTTTTTTGAAATTGGATCTGCAAGTAAAATTGTATTATAATGAACTTAGAAGAATTGCTAGATTGTTCTGTGAAATTAGAATGGCATATTtttctaacaaatattttttctaaggATTTTATTCACAGGCTTTAGACTCTGTATGTGAAATGAAGATAATGTCTCAATTCTACTGAtttgactaagaaaaaaaagagatagtatagttcttgtttaatattttctttgctcTTGGGTACTgtagtgcagtggttctcaaacctcaGTGTACATAGGCATCTTCTTCAGCtccatccccagagattctgattcagttgatCTGTTGCAGaggctgagaatttgcatttctgataaGGTTTTAGATGATGTTGATGCTgttggtccatggaccacactttgagtagcactaATCTAGTGGCTGGTTTGGTTGGCTGTTCTTTCTTCTTGGTATGGTTGACATATTTCAGCTGAGAATAagtaggaagaaatgaaaatcagtTGAAACTTATATTTTACCATAAACCTTCTAGATaaactttttaacatctttctggaAAACTGGTTTGTGAAACTACTCTTCCAAAGAATGATTTCATGGACTGAcgccatttactttttttaatttgttttattgatacATGATTGACGTGCAACATTGTATAAGCTCGAGGTGTACAACTTGTTGTTTGATGCATTTATGTATTACACTATGATTACTACagtagtgttagctaacacctttATCATGTTACATAATTATCACTTTTTTGTGTTGAGAACAATTAAGAGATAGTTCCTTAGCAACTTCGAagtttataataaagtattgttgactataatcactataTTGTGTATTAAATCTCCAGAACTTGTTGGTCTGgtagttgcaagtttgtacctttaaCAGCTCCCTAatttccccaccccccatcccctggtagccaccattctactttctgtttttacaagttcaggttttttagattccatttaagtgatatcatacagtatttgtctttctctgtctcacttatctcacttagcataatgcccttaaggtccatccatgtagttgAAAATCTGAGACCATTGATTCCCCAAACACAGCTTTACTTACCTGTAAAATTTTTGCATACAAAGGTAAAATCCTTGCAATGTCAAAAAGGGTGGGGGGCAGCTTTATTAGGGTatgattcacataccatacaatttacccatttaaagtatataacTTGCCATGAATTTTCCATTATACCAAGCTGCTTCATCAAAAAATAGCAGTTTCTTTGAGCACTCTCAAGAAGAGGTGTCTTGACCGAGGAGTGTTCAGGACCCCTTAGCAGATATACCTCCTTGATGGAGATGGATGCTGTCATTACTGATGACAACAACTTTTAAGATAACTGTCACCTTTTACAGATTCCAAGCTTTCCACTCAACCTTCTGATTATAATTTGGCTTCCAAATCTCTAAACAGATCTtgctaca is drawn from Eschrichtius robustus isolate mEscRob2 chromosome 8, mEscRob2.pri, whole genome shotgun sequence and contains these coding sequences:
- the NDUFA4 gene encoding cytochrome c oxidase subunit NDUFA4 — encoded protein: MIRQIIGQAKKHPSLIPLFIFIGAGGTGAALYVLRLALFNPDVSWDKKNNPEPWNKLGPNDQYKFYSVNVDYSKLKKEGPDF